From one Eucalyptus grandis isolate ANBG69807.140 chromosome 9, ASM1654582v1, whole genome shotgun sequence genomic stretch:
- the LOC104418306 gene encoding uncharacterized protein LOC104418306, which translates to MCPMLVEMPKRSAAAVYGHSPPLRRSPRFRSPKIGVLKSDDDRVDRSDRLVGSKRKRSLVNTQVEDDPGRNSREVTDLSDGLTEKHDLRSGLRRSPRFSSGVRGQEHFLPINQVKDYPERNSSDGLGRSTTPCAGLRRSPRLNCGVQEFRNFDQLLRFSNQQIIAGQVERTDCRPKRETRSLLSRKTDKEDRKDAIEDGVVNKSEVVVAETQRGTRQCVLGLPALKKEESGIIKTLTESKQGEEGCKNCQGWTQEQEAALQRAYISAKPTPHFWKKVSRFVPGKSAQECFDKIHSDHLTPTQSRFRSRANRRDESYIELSPLSASKILISPKPLVKRLSSKRKGLLAHKTVRQMLQKQNHSDQTCEADFFSVLEPNVDPSTKELTSVLVTPDNLQKMQGSLLKCRERSSSGNKKPVSRFYSSSRIPLISPPVLKQVKNRALHDKYLDQLHSREAKRNSGLEVKVTSKEVNKMEVNAKKVGTVKAAKHALLSDVNDAINQLRHLQGNAATDSDEDVLDRGDDDDEEEDG; encoded by the exons ATGTGTCCAATGCTTGTTGAAATGCCGAAGAGAAGCGCTGCCGCCGTGTATGGACATTCCCCTCCCCTGAGAAGATCTCCGAGGTTTCGCAGTCCGAAGATTGGCGTGCTGAAATCCGATGACGACCGGGTTGACCGTTCGGATAGGCTCGTGGGTTCGAAGCGAAAACGTTCTCTGGTGAATACCCAGGTAGAAGACGACCCAGGAAGAAATTCGAGGGAAGTGACAGATCTCAGTGATGGTTTGACGGAAAAGCACGATTTGCGTAGTGGGTTGAGAAGATCTCCAAGATTTAGTAGCGGGGTTAGGGGACAAGAGCATTTTCTGCCGATTAATCAGGTTAAAGATTACCCTGAAAGAAATTCAAGTGATGGCTTGGGGAGAAGTACAACTCCATGTGCTGGGTTGAGAAGGTCTCCAAGACTGAATTGTGGGGTTCAGGAGTTTCGCAACTTTGATCAATTGTTGAggttttctaatcagcagaTTATTGCTGGGCAAGTCGAGAGGACTGACTGTAGGCCTAAGAGAGAAACTAGGTCCTTGTTGAGTAGAAAGACTGACAAGGAGGATAGGAAGGATGCAATAGAAGATGGAGTTGTTAATAAATCTGAAGTAGTAGTAGcagaaacacaaagaggcacTAGACAATGTGTGCTTGGTCTACCCGCccttaaaaaggaagaaagtggAATAATTAAGACACTAACTGAGAGCAAACAAGGAGAAGAAGGCTGTAAGAATTGCCAAGGTTGGACTCAAGAGCAAGAGGCTGCATTACAGAGAGCTTATATTTCTGCAAAGCCGACTCCACATTTCTGGAAGAAGGTTTCTAGATTT GTACCGGGAAAGTCAGCACAGGAATGTTTTGATAAGATTCATTCGGATCATCTAACCCCAACTCAATCTCGTTTTCGGTCCAGAGCAAACAGAAGGGATGAATCTTACATCGAACTTTCTCCACTGTCGGCAAGCAAGATTCTTATATCCCCTAAACCATTGGTCAAGAGGCTCAgctccaaaagaaaaggtcTTCTTGCACACAAAACTGTCAGGCAGATGTTACAAAAGCAAAATCACTCAGACCAAACTTGTGAAGCAGATTTTTTCTCTGTACTTGAGCCCAATGTGGATCCATCTACTAAAGAGTTGACTTCTGTACTTGTGACACCAGACAATTTACAGAAAATGCAAGGATCTCTTCTGAAATGCCGTGAAAGGTCTTCTTCAGGCAATAAGAAGCCGGTCTCCAGATTTTATAGCTCAAGTAGGATACCTCTGATAAGTCCTCCAGTACTAAAGCAGGTTAAAAACAGAGCATTGCATGATAAGTACCTTGATCAATTACATAGCAGGGAAGCAAAGAGAAACTCGGGTCTTGAAGTAAAAGTTACTTCTAAGGAAGTAAACAAAATGGAAGTCAATGCAAAGAAGGTTGGTACAGTTAAAGCTGCTAAGCATGCCTTACTTTCTGATGTGAATGATGCTATTAATCAGCTTCGACATCTACAAGGCAATGCAGCAACAGATTCTGATGAGGACGTTCTGGATAGAGGGGATGATGATGACGAGGAGGAGGATGGATGA
- the LOC104418305 gene encoding wall-associated receptor kinase-like 20: MEPALLPFIILALLLHLRQAESPDPACRNTCGSLTIKYPFGTGYGCGSPRFHPYVTCVHGQDDDTLVLTSHTGSYPVTSISYTTSSLIISPSDMSTCTSMKPSPNLGLDWSGPFELGSSTFVLLHCKSPNTSLTIKDLSICDHGSSNLCASMYACPAILALGLPLFSPTDTCCVYSPANFDSKGELDLQAWECDGYAPVLTLGDYPTDPARWEYGVELKYTQGAFDSNHMDTKCPTCENSGGVCGYDSPSLAFVCVCGGGYNTSTDCHPYNEVQGIIWSSASFPSRMDRWSNLGYSGLVLFAAACSMNQSLRRFFFHVGINS; this comes from the exons ATGGAACCTGCTCTACTTCCCTTTATCATCCTCGCTCTCCTACTCCATCTCCGGCAAGCTGAATCCCCCGATCCGGCATGCCGGAACACCTGTGGCTCGCTGACGATCAAGTACCCCTTTGGCACCGGCTATGGCTGTGGCTCTCCACGGTTCCACCCTTATGTGACTTGCGTCCATGGGCAAGATGACGACACGCTGGTCCTCACCAGCCACACCGGCTCATACCCGGTAACCTCCATATCCTACACAACCTCCAGCCTCATCATCTCCCCGTCCGATATGTCCACCTGCACCTCCATGAAGCCCTCGCCGAACCTGGGCCTCGACTGGTCCGGCCCCTTCGAGCTCGGCTCATCGACATTCGTCCTCCTCCATTGCAAGTCCCCTAATACATCCCTCACCATCAAGGACTTATCCATATGTGATCATGGCTCCTCCAATCTGTGCGCCTCGATGTACGCATGTCCGGCCATTCTCGCCCTCGGGTTGCCACTGTTTTCCCCGACCGACACCTGCTGCGTCTATTCCCCGGCGAACTTCGACAGCAAGGGCGAGCTGGACCTTCAGGCCTGGGAATGCGACGGGTATGCCCCGGTGCTGACACTCGGGGACTACCCGACCGACCCGGCGCGGTGGGAGTACGGGGTGGAGCTGAAGTACACACAAGGGGCATTCGACAGTAACCACATGGACACCAAGTGCCCAACTTGCGAGAACAGTGGGGGGGTGTGCGGGTATGACTCTCCGAGCCTTGCCTTCGTTTGCGTTTGTGGTGGTGGCTACAATACCTCCACAGATTGCCATCCATATAATGAGGTGCAGGGGATCATCTGGAGTTCAGCTTCTTTTCCAAGCA GGATGGATCGTTGGAGCAATTTGGGCTACAGTGGCCTGGTTTTGTTTGCTGCAGCCTGTTCGATGAACCAAAGCTTGAGGAGGTTCTTCTTTCACGTTGGAATAAATTCATGA